One part of the Humulus lupulus chromosome 9, drHumLupu1.1, whole genome shotgun sequence genome encodes these proteins:
- the LOC133801036 gene encoding trihelix transcription factor GT-3b-like translates to MEGHHHHQNPHHHLHHQQQQQQQQFHLQQQQQQQQQHHPHQQQLQQNNPNISVSVDVTDRFPQWSLQETKELLIIRAEFDQTFMETKRNKLLWEVISTRMKEKGFNRSPEQCKCKWKNLVTRYKGCETMEAEVVRQQFPFYNEVQAIFAARTQMRMLWSDPEGAGMSGFSKKKGAMSSDDEEDIHNINDIDVISEGEQKGNIVSSSGINMRKKKKLMKSSSNNVGGTSGGIGSNNLREILEDFMKQQMAVETQWREAFEAREEERRLKEMEWRQTMEALESERLLMERRWREREEQRRIREEARAEKRDALITALLNKLRREDL, encoded by the exons ATGGAGGGACATCATCACCATCAAAATCctcatcaccatcttcatcatcaacaacaacaacagcagcaacagttTCATCTTCAACAACAGCAACAGCAACAGCAACAGCATCATCCTCATCAGCAACAGTTGCAGCAGAATAATCCTAATATCAGTGTAAGCGTAGATGTTACCGATAGGTTTCCTCAATGGAGTTTACAAGAGACGAAGGAGCTACTCATCATCAGAGCCGAGTTCGATCAGACTTTCATGGAAACCAAACGAAATAAACTCCTTTGGGAAGTCATCTCCACGAGAATGAAAGAAAAGGGCTTCAATCGCAGCCCTGAACAGTGCAAGTGCAAGTGGAAAAACCTCGTCACTCGATACAAG gggTGTGAAACTATGGAGGCTGAAGTAGTGAGGCAACAATTTCCATTTTACAATGAAGTGCAAGCGATTTTCGCAGCGAGAACACAGATGAGAATGCTGTGGTCTGACCCAGAAGGAGCTGGTATGAGCGGTTTTTCTAAGAAGAAAGGGGCAATGTCTTCGGACGATGAAGAAGATATTCACAACATTAACGATATTGATGTTATTAGCGAAGGAGAGCAAAAGGGCAACATTGTTAGTAGTAGTGGAATTaacatgaggaagaagaagaagctcaTGAAGAGTAGCAGTAATAATGTTGGTGGTACTAGTGGAGGAATTGGTAGTAATAATCTGAGGGAGATATTAGAGGATTTCATGAAGCAACAGATGGCAGTGGAGACACAATGGAGAGAGGCTTTTGAGGCAAGAGAAGAGGAGAGGAGGTTGAAGGAGATGGAGTGGAGACAAACAATGGAGGCTTTGGAGAGTGAGAGGTTGTTAATGGAGAgaagatggagagagagagaggaacaGAGAAGGATCAGAGAAGAAGCTAGGGCTGAGAAGAGAGATGCTCTTATCACAGCTCTTTTAAATAAGCTCAGAAGAGAAGATCTTTAG